One part of the Candidatus Borreliella tachyglossi genome encodes these proteins:
- a CDS encoding TlyA family RNA methyltransferase, with amino-acid sequence MKEYKNSLLNLLCKRYPSLTREELTVLILTGKAYVNSHKERNPKVLLLKTSKINLVISESRRFVSRGGNKLFEALETFKITVRDKICVDVGASTGGFTDCLLQEGAKLVYSIDVGFNQISYRLRIDSRVRVFEKTNIFDIKQFDIPPNLAVIDVSFRSAVSICANLIDKLVDKFIIVLIKPQFELKGLDLNIKGFSGVVENKYLSQILDKVIRKFYDSNLQVKNILKLKTKGRKGNQELMFWVVKDSLVNLEQSLALLRDINF; translated from the coding sequence TTGAAAGAATACAAAAATAGTTTGCTAAATTTACTTTGCAAACGTTATCCTAGTTTAACAAGAGAAGAGTTGACAGTTTTAATTTTGACCGGCAAGGCGTATGTTAATTCTCACAAGGAAAGAAATCCTAAAGTTTTATTATTAAAGACTAGCAAGATCAATTTAGTAATCAGTGAATCTAGACGATTTGTTTCAAGAGGAGGTAATAAGCTTTTTGAAGCTTTGGAAACATTTAAAATTACAGTTAGAGATAAAATTTGTGTTGATGTTGGAGCTTCAACGGGGGGTTTTACGGATTGTCTTTTACAGGAAGGTGCAAAGTTGGTTTACTCAATTGATGTTGGATTTAATCAGATTTCTTATAGGCTAAGGATTGACTCTAGGGTGAGAGTTTTTGAAAAGACTAATATTTTTGATATTAAACAATTTGATATACCTCCTAATTTGGCTGTTATTGATGTTTCTTTTAGATCTGCAGTTAGCATATGTGCAAATTTAATTGATAAGCTTGTCGATAAGTTTATCATTGTTCTTATTAAGCCTCAATTTGAACTTAAAGGATTGGATCTAAATATAAAAGGTTTCAGTGGCGTGGTTGAGAATAAATATTTAAGTCAAATATTAGATAAGGTAATTAGGAAATTTTATGATAGCAACCTACAGGTTAAGAATATATTAAAGCTTAAAACCAAAGGCCGGAAGGGGAATCAGGAACTTATGTTTTGGGTTGTTAAGGATAGTTTAGTAAATCTTGAACAATCCCTTGCACTGCTTAGAGACATTAATTTTTAG
- a CDS encoding GerMN domain-containing protein, producing the protein MIRKKRNRRKKSKFNKIDIFLVLFAIFLTGLCLLLIIKNSLIKNIFNEQISNHEDFELNPSKSNRAIEAELDNTKSDTIEILSNEKFLIKPPEIQKIEEEFKYQQQKHSKNKKEVKLYFIKVTAEGHFLKQDVKRTIHYDKNILEETLKALINGPNEYELKNNFLSLIPINTKILTLSTNDGTAHINLSKEFYENSFGVEGTINQINQIILTCLEIQGINRITLKIENNPIILEDLNLDFSGILDKDNLE; encoded by the coding sequence TTGATAAGAAAAAAAAGGAATAGGCGCAAAAAAAGTAAATTTAATAAGATAGATATATTCTTAGTATTATTTGCAATTTTCCTAACAGGATTATGTTTACTACTGATAATCAAAAATTCACTAATTAAGAATATATTTAATGAACAAATTAGCAATCATGAAGATTTTGAACTTAATCCATCCAAATCCAACAGAGCAATAGAAGCAGAACTAGATAATACAAAAAGCGATACTATTGAAATACTTAGTAATGAGAAATTTTTAATCAAACCACCTGAAATACAAAAAATTGAAGAAGAATTTAAATATCAGCAACAAAAACATTCTAAAAATAAAAAAGAAGTCAAACTATACTTTATCAAAGTGACCGCTGAAGGTCATTTTCTAAAGCAAGACGTTAAAAGAACTATTCACTATGACAAAAATATCCTTGAAGAAACTCTAAAGGCACTAATTAATGGGCCAAACGAATATGAACTTAAAAATAACTTCCTAAGCCTAATTCCGATTAATACCAAAATACTAACTTTAAGTACAAATGATGGAACTGCACACATAAACCTATCTAAGGAGTTTTATGAAAATAGCTTCGGTGTAGAAGGAACCATCAATCAGATAAATCAGATCATCTTAACATGTCTTGAAATTCAAGGCATTAACAGAATAACTTTAAAAATTGAAAATAATCCCATAATACTTGAAGACTTAAATCTAGACTTTTCAGGTATCCTAGACAAGGACAATCTTGAATAG
- the der gene encoding ribosome biogenesis GTPase Der translates to MQDYKSVLIVGRPNVGKSTLFNKVLSSQRSITDKTYGVTRDLVKEICTVDSSKFYLIDTGGFTLLKDELSQLVVGKVLSLLDSISLILLVLDVNEMLSEDYELIERLRKYSGKIVLILNKIDSYHKESLACEFQKLGFKKSFLVSAIHGKGVNALRVFLKNSVGKFANDDENIDVKIGIIGKPNSGKSTLINFLAGHEVSIVSHMAGTTRDFIKTKFQRNNKTFELIDTAGIRRRSRVSELIEHYSVSRALRAIDMVDIVFLLIDTNEDLTAQDKKIAHYAAKKGKGIIIVFTKWDFVESKRAYFEALKKRVKFFFPILNFAPILKISVHKKVGLDSLFSEALKLKRQLELKINTADLNKMLSLWIKDYHLNASHKVRYITQISVNPVKFILFANKINNFPNSYYNYLVNNIRKIGYQNIPILIELREKVRDLK, encoded by the coding sequence ATTCAAGATTATAAAAGTGTTCTCATTGTTGGCAGACCAAATGTTGGAAAATCTACTTTATTTAATAAAGTTTTAAGCTCACAAAGAAGCATTACTGATAAAACTTACGGAGTTACGAGAGATTTAGTTAAAGAGATTTGTACTGTAGATTCTTCTAAGTTCTATTTGATTGATACCGGTGGATTTACACTGTTAAAGGATGAACTTAGTCAGCTTGTAGTTGGAAAGGTTCTAAGCTTGCTTGATAGTATTTCTTTAATTCTGCTTGTTTTGGATGTAAATGAAATGTTATCAGAGGATTATGAGCTTATTGAAAGGCTAAGAAAATATAGTGGTAAGATAGTTTTGATATTAAATAAAATAGATAGCTATCATAAGGAGTCTTTGGCATGTGAGTTTCAGAAATTAGGTTTTAAAAAGAGCTTTTTAGTTAGTGCAATTCATGGAAAAGGAGTTAATGCTTTAAGGGTTTTTTTGAAAAACTCAGTTGGTAAATTTGCGAATGATGATGAAAATATTGACGTTAAAATTGGTATTATAGGAAAACCAAATTCAGGCAAGTCTACTCTTATTAATTTTTTAGCAGGACATGAGGTTTCAATTGTGTCTCATATGGCTGGCACTACAAGAGATTTTATTAAAACAAAGTTTCAAAGAAATAATAAGACATTCGAACTCATTGATACAGCTGGAATAAGACGAAGATCGAGAGTAAGTGAACTTATTGAACATTATTCTGTAAGCAGGGCCTTAAGAGCAATTGATATGGTGGATATTGTCTTTTTATTAATTGATACTAATGAAGACTTGACAGCTCAAGATAAGAAAATTGCTCATTATGCAGCTAAGAAGGGTAAGGGCATTATTATTGTGTTTACCAAATGGGATTTTGTGGAGTCAAAGAGAGCATATTTTGAGGCCTTAAAGAAGCGTGTTAAGTTTTTTTTTCCTATTTTAAATTTTGCTCCTATCTTGAAAATATCCGTGCATAAAAAAGTGGGTTTAGATAGTCTTTTTAGTGAAGCTCTTAAATTAAAGAGGCAACTTGAACTTAAGATAAATACTGCTGATTTGAATAAAATGTTAAGTTTATGGATTAAGGATTATCATTTGAATGCTTCACATAAAGTGAGGTATATAACTCAGATTAGTGTTAATCCCGTTAAATTTATTTTATTTGCGAATAAAATAAATAATTTCCCAAATTCTTACTATAATTATTTAGTAAATAATATTCGTAAAATTGGGTATCAAAATATTCCAATTTTAATAGAGCTCAGAGAGAAGGTAAGAGATTTAAAGTGA
- a CDS encoding HAD family hydrolase: MIKAVVFDLDGTLYPEIGMNLLMLPEFLRNIRFFLAFKRVRKEIRVFQSGRSVPSNRDELMSTQVEMLANYLGFNKDRCEFLLNKIYYGETFGNKFRSLKPYSGVHNLIYSLKSRGVKLGVMSDFPIATRLSNLLGIKDSFWDILYSSEDTGYLKPNKMAFLRITDELGINHQHVLYVGNSYEYDILGANNVLMRTAYFCKKRLFGDVKCDFIFSNYKDLQEYILLNI, from the coding sequence ATGATAAAGGCTGTAGTATTTGATCTTGATGGGACTCTTTATCCTGAGATTGGGATGAATTTATTGATGTTACCTGAATTTTTAAGAAATATTAGGTTTTTCTTGGCTTTTAAAAGGGTGAGAAAGGAAATAAGGGTTTTTCAAAGTGGAAGGAGTGTTCCTTCTAATAGAGATGAGTTAATGTCTACGCAAGTTGAAATGCTTGCTAATTATTTAGGGTTTAATAAGGATAGATGTGAATTTTTATTAAATAAAATATATTATGGGGAGACTTTTGGAAATAAATTTAGAAGTCTAAAACCGTATTCTGGCGTTCATAATTTGATTTATTCTCTTAAATCTAGGGGAGTAAAATTGGGCGTGATGTCAGATTTTCCGATTGCAACTCGTTTAAGCAATTTGTTGGGTATTAAGGATAGTTTTTGGGATATTCTTTATTCCTCAGAAGATACCGGTTACTTAAAGCCAAATAAGATGGCCTTTTTAAGAATTACAGATGAGTTGGGTATCAATCATCAGCATGTTTTGTATGTTGGGAATTCTTATGAATATGATATTTTAGGTGCTAACAATGTTTTGATGAGAACAGCTTATTTTTGTAAGAAAAGATTGTTTGGTGATGTGAAGTGTGATTTTATTTTTAGTAATTATAAAGACTTGCAAGAATATATACTTTTGAATATATAG
- a CDS encoding SpiroCoCo family coiled-coil protein, with translation MIDFVTILVNLLLVFIVLLVYRQYDRRSRALDKIKKFIDIAKDNLEDFIDEKTKEINNLAVDMEAYQRSSIEIIKKIDEVQQKIKNKSNDFAEVEKKISYHDSMLKELDDMALKVQDNIQRLQVDGKIVDKLSKTLRGFNTQIDSIDSRLNSVFEKFDKTNKDNLEAIKVESWDKFDSTIKDLNLRMSSLDKELMSYQESVVNLEERKMEILDKGNDKLEGEFNKFLSKVESSINNYNKSIEDSFVIYEDKYKSIENSIELIVERVKTQINDKKDFILTRLNEELQVKFDEVFMYVDERSIQMRDKLEDKLILIDNEISSVSSVFKDNAYSRLNSIEETIKQEIRQYEEQVADIFDQFRLQIESNVGDVYKEYDNKINQFNKDIRERIDLSLEDANSRMESVQSDVKTLLGDLEKDSNKIYVEFKEKVKDDINQFSESVYSKMNDIGGKLESRLSGISADIHDKISKLDSGLYSDLKEINERLVNNYSYLDGSINSKYEVLLESLNLKSSELEIQMDSKYKNIADKLESDIDDFNIKYSEKFNIVSEKSNSDYQKFEVTSQKLEEEIRSLNDLLTQDFEILRRDFESNFIRISDDVSNEVSNLKSTYSGDIGEFVSQMESIKLQYEHWQQEAKSNLENIESHLNKTNEEFLILIEVQRAKGKELSENIFKELSEHIQKKAMDMHGDWKDELIALNKSLLDIKISSEEFLLSASSKVESLEKDVSERLEYVSSKTEDFENSVLEKYKELRDISYTKSDETLSGVKEFIDNQAEIIHDKVIMMLNGLNEGFSDKEELIKNKIEEFDYKLKDFKLECEDVLNNFRSDLDGFIATRLQKVSEIKIDNQKQIDNFLNKISEDILNRKDILNSEVDNKLNDWQGKLSEIAVNVENVLSSGKVDMNSINSEIALKVKDLKTTVEGLESYYLEKIDEFRNQGNIYSDELLKNIMNHFDADTKELEESLSKKFATVLEKSEEFVKEVDSLLQDKRTDITSFQANIDVTLDSLNVRFNDVNKEINDKYNEVISNARGYSEALSNKLENEIVYEIENITRRLTDKLDILSKNMDENLANFKVSFDVSKYQVENFEIKIKDLVDKEELRISRFLEEIEQQYKLRREEAVDYKRIIDNDVAQLRERFLEIINELKNNIEDKSEFLNDLYKERFKIIENNLEGRYSTFLMESEDVVSKIRDEIDKMATDNDENLRLKKYEMDRSFETIEKRSKEILEFEEGLRARIQENNDKINYQLGIIKSDIEKEMKSQFDSYIMKAHVSIDEEIAKYEHEVKEKISSLMLVEKTFTDIEKDLKDKIGKYHHELNKTLDFQYTELESKYNEKQLLIESKIDENASYIDGVISSKYTELESKYTKMHLDMANRLNSCISDLREELTSSNESMTRTIKGQFENLGELKLSLNGIEKDVIRLKEDSYQSVSSHLKLLEEDFFKDLKNRDEYLKTSLENFMTAADQRIDSVERDIIKGLEDKATLMNNFKVEIEQELILNKKNFYSEFSKECDIRKRDAENKISSIEISVAKRIDEFIEFIDDRQSNVDFWFLKVKDDMKDWQESAYKAFEERASIAERSVKTIESDVSDIENRLEVIKDSVEQRTKEIFGNLYNDIREFENSSCLNLKSISDEFEGRALKIENYMVSKIESLDDKMNSHIEEIATQVEIRFLSQQKDIEDKIVEANQKLEDEFSLIVSRLETEKQELVSRFLDDKDSVKSRVEVMQDDVLKIADRVNEYRVDIERTIRENYESFASSMKHTYVLFENELKNSLGYSEEKIKTIKDSFKVQLDSIEAELKGTYKAMLQGVDDNISQFKLKVADYDSELNHFVDEIRNSLIVYKADLREELESRYATISAQIENFKKFEDEIVRNNELLSEAYAFKDKLEELWQTLTKEINLVQGYKNDFENINREIKSIKDQSSDIVEVFNDLKVHQTDIKGVKEDFEQFLEFYGSFKDRYKKFIESYDEMQIYKTKLKEIRKDQNNILDNYDRISNKESILKSTIESVDKNFDLISEIENRMQFLSKESSEFHQSLGELRIIIAELLVNKNLSQEVLSNAQSLKEMLADIESKLEHTRSIRERVAKSETRLENLNVAAEERIKTLGILVKTDSKYKDNVGLNNEIVRDSVLKLMRQGWSASEISRATKLSVGEVELILELGISSKSDD, from the coding sequence ATGATAGATTTTGTAACCATTTTGGTTAATCTTTTATTAGTTTTTATAGTTTTATTGGTCTATCGACAGTATGATAGACGTTCAAGGGCTTTAGATAAGATTAAAAAATTTATTGATATTGCTAAGGACAACCTTGAAGATTTTATTGATGAGAAAACAAAAGAAATCAATAATCTTGCTGTTGACATGGAAGCGTATCAACGCTCTAGTATAGAGATTATAAAAAAAATAGATGAAGTCCAGCAGAAGATTAAAAATAAAAGTAATGATTTTGCAGAAGTCGAGAAGAAAATTTCCTATCACGATTCTATGCTTAAGGAGCTGGATGACATGGCTCTTAAAGTTCAAGATAATATACAAAGACTTCAAGTTGATGGAAAAATCGTAGATAAGCTTTCAAAAACTTTGAGGGGATTTAATACTCAGATTGATTCTATTGATTCTAGGTTGAATTCCGTTTTTGAAAAATTTGATAAGACAAATAAGGATAATCTTGAGGCAATTAAGGTTGAGAGCTGGGATAAATTCGATAGTACCATTAAAGACCTTAATTTGAGAATGAGTAGTCTAGATAAGGAACTTATGTCTTATCAGGAGTCTGTGGTAAACCTTGAAGAAAGAAAGATGGAAATTTTAGATAAGGGCAATGATAAGCTTGAGGGAGAATTTAATAAGTTTCTGTCTAAGGTTGAATCTAGTATTAACAATTACAATAAATCAATAGAAGATTCTTTTGTTATTTACGAAGATAAATATAAATCAATAGAAAATTCTATTGAGCTTATCGTTGAGAGAGTTAAAACTCAGATTAATGATAAGAAAGATTTTATTTTAACTAGACTGAATGAAGAGCTACAGGTAAAATTTGACGAAGTCTTTATGTATGTTGATGAGCGCTCTATTCAAATGAGAGATAAACTCGAAGATAAATTGATATTGATAGACAATGAAATCTCTTCTGTAAGTTCTGTTTTTAAGGATAATGCGTATTCTAGGCTTAATTCTATCGAGGAGACTATAAAGCAAGAAATAAGACAGTATGAAGAACAAGTTGCAGACATTTTTGATCAATTTAGATTGCAAATTGAATCTAATGTTGGGGATGTTTACAAAGAATATGATAATAAGATAAATCAGTTTAATAAGGATATAAGAGAGAGAATAGATCTTAGTTTGGAAGATGCTAATTCTAGGATGGAGAGTGTACAAAGTGATGTTAAGACATTGCTTGGCGATCTTGAAAAGGATTCTAATAAGATATATGTTGAATTTAAGGAGAAAGTTAAAGATGATATTAACCAGTTTAGCGAGAGTGTGTATTCAAAAATGAATGATATTGGAGGTAAACTGGAATCGAGACTTTCAGGTATTAGTGCAGATATTCATGACAAGATTTCCAAGTTAGATAGTGGCTTATATTCAGATCTTAAAGAAATTAATGAGAGGCTTGTTAATAATTATTCATATTTAGATGGTAGCATTAATTCAAAATATGAAGTTCTTTTAGAATCTTTAAATTTGAAAAGTAGTGAGCTTGAGATTCAAATGGATAGCAAGTATAAAAATATTGCAGATAAACTTGAGAGTGATATTGATGATTTTAATATTAAATATAGTGAAAAGTTTAATATCGTCTCTGAGAAGTCAAATTCGGACTATCAAAAATTTGAAGTTACTAGTCAAAAATTAGAAGAAGAAATAAGGTCTTTAAATGATTTATTGACTCAAGATTTTGAGATTTTAAGGAGAGATTTTGAATCCAATTTTATACGAATAAGTGATGATGTTAGCAATGAGGTGTCTAATTTAAAGAGTACTTACAGTGGGGATATAGGTGAATTTGTTAGTCAGATGGAATCTATTAAATTGCAGTACGAACATTGGCAGCAGGAGGCTAAATCTAATTTAGAGAATATTGAATCTCATTTGAATAAAACCAATGAAGAATTTTTAATTTTGATTGAGGTTCAAAGGGCAAAAGGAAAAGAGCTTAGTGAAAATATTTTCAAGGAACTCTCAGAGCATATTCAAAAGAAGGCAATGGATATGCACGGTGATTGGAAAGATGAGCTTATTGCTTTAAATAAATCTTTACTTGATATTAAAATTTCAAGTGAAGAATTCCTTTTATCAGCTTCTTCAAAAGTAGAGTCTTTAGAAAAAGATGTTAGCGAGAGACTTGAATATGTTTCATCAAAAACGGAGGATTTTGAAAATTCAGTATTAGAAAAGTATAAAGAGCTAAGGGATATCTCGTATACGAAGAGTGATGAGACTTTATCAGGAGTTAAGGAATTTATTGATAATCAAGCAGAGATAATCCATGATAAGGTTATTATGATGCTTAATGGGCTTAATGAGGGATTTTCTGATAAAGAGGAGTTAATTAAAAATAAAATAGAGGAGTTTGATTATAAGCTTAAGGACTTCAAACTTGAGTGTGAAGATGTTTTAAATAATTTTAGGTCAGACCTTGATGGATTTATTGCAACTAGGTTGCAAAAAGTGTCTGAAATTAAGATAGATAATCAGAAGCAGATAGACAATTTTCTAAATAAAATATCTGAAGACATTTTAAATAGAAAAGATATTCTGAATAGTGAGGTAGATAATAAACTTAATGATTGGCAAGGAAAATTAAGTGAGATAGCAGTTAATGTTGAGAATGTATTATCGTCAGGGAAAGTTGATATGAACTCAATAAATTCTGAAATAGCTTTAAAGGTTAAGGATCTGAAAACTACTGTTGAGGGACTTGAGAGTTATTATCTTGAGAAAATAGATGAGTTTAGAAATCAAGGGAACATATATTCGGATGAACTTCTGAAAAATATTATGAATCATTTTGATGCGGATACTAAAGAGCTTGAGGAAAGCTTATCTAAGAAATTTGCTACAGTTTTAGAAAAATCGGAAGAGTTTGTTAAGGAAGTTGATAGCTTGTTGCAGGATAAAAGGACAGATATTACTTCATTTCAGGCAAATATTGATGTTACTCTTGATTCTCTTAATGTAAGATTTAATGATGTAAATAAGGAAATTAATGATAAATATAATGAGGTAATATCTAATGCTAGAGGATATTCAGAAGCTCTTTCAAATAAATTAGAGAATGAAATAGTATATGAGATTGAAAATATAACTAGGAGATTGACAGACAAACTAGATATTCTTAGCAAGAATATGGATGAAAATTTAGCTAATTTTAAAGTATCTTTTGATGTATCCAAGTATCAAGTTGAAAATTTTGAAATTAAGATTAAAGATCTAGTAGACAAAGAAGAGTTAAGAATTAGTAGATTTTTGGAAGAAATTGAACAGCAGTATAAATTGAGACGAGAAGAGGCAGTTGATTACAAAAGGATCATAGATAATGATGTTGCTCAACTTAGGGAACGGTTTTTAGAGATAATTAATGAACTTAAGAATAACATTGAAGATAAATCTGAGTTTTTAAATGATCTTTATAAAGAGAGATTTAAAATTATTGAGAATAATCTTGAGGGAAGATATTCAACATTTTTAATGGAGAGCGAAGATGTTGTTTCAAAGATTAGAGATGAAATAGATAAGATGGCAACAGATAATGATGAAAATTTGAGGCTAAAAAAGTATGAGATGGATCGTAGTTTTGAGACAATAGAAAAAAGATCGAAAGAAATTCTAGAATTTGAAGAGGGTTTAAGGGCAAGGATACAAGAGAATAACGATAAAATAAATTATCAATTAGGTATAATTAAATCTGATATTGAAAAGGAAATGAAATCTCAATTTGATTCGTATATAATGAAGGCGCATGTTTCAATTGACGAAGAGATTGCAAAATATGAGCATGAAGTTAAGGAAAAAATATCTTCTCTTATGTTAGTCGAGAAAACTTTTACGGATATAGAAAAGGATTTAAAAGATAAAATTGGCAAATATCATCATGAACTAAACAAAACTCTTGATTTTCAATATACTGAACTTGAGAGTAAATATAATGAGAAGCAGTTATTAATAGAGAGTAAAATTGATGAGAATGCTAGTTATATTGATGGCGTGATTTCAAGCAAATATACTGAACTTGAGAGTAAGTACACCAAAATGCATCTTGATATGGCGAATAGATTAAATTCATGCATTTCTGACTTAAGGGAAGAACTTACTAGTTCAAATGAAAGTATGACCAGAACTATTAAGGGGCAATTTGAAAATCTTGGTGAACTTAAATTAAGTTTAAATGGTATTGAAAAAGACGTAATAAGACTTAAAGAAGATTCTTATCAAAGTGTGTCATCACATCTAAAACTTCTTGAAGAGGATTTTTTTAAAGATTTAAAAAACAGGGATGAGTATTTAAAAACTTCTTTGGAAAATTTTATGACCGCAGCAGATCAGAGAATCGATAGTGTAGAAAGGGATATAATTAAGGGCTTGGAAGATAAAGCAACCTTGATGAATAATTTTAAGGTTGAAATTGAGCAGGAACTCATACTTAATAAAAAAAATTTTTACTCAGAATTTAGTAAGGAATGTGATATTAGGAAAAGAGACGCAGAGAATAAGATATCCTCAATAGAGATTAGTGTTGCTAAGCGCATAGACGAATTTATTGAATTTATAGATGATCGTCAAAGTAATGTTGACTTTTGGTTTTTAAAAGTTAAGGATGACATGAAGGATTGGCAAGAGAGCGCTTATAAAGCATTTGAAGAGAGAGCAAGCATTGCCGAGAGAAGCGTAAAGACAATTGAAAGTGATGTTTCTGATATTGAGAATAGATTGGAAGTGATTAAAGACAGTGTTGAGCAGAGGACAAAAGAAATTTTTGGTAATTTGTATAATGACATTAGGGAGTTTGAAAATAGCTCTTGCCTTAACTTGAAGAGTATCTCAGATGAATTTGAGGGTAGAGCTTTAAAGATTGAGAATTACATGGTTTCTAAGATTGAATCTCTAGATGATAAGATGAATTCGCATATTGAAGAGATTGCAACACAGGTGGAGATTAGGTTTTTAAGTCAGCAAAAAGATATTGAAGATAAAATAGTTGAAGCTAATCAGAAATTAGAAGATGAATTTAGTCTAATAGTTTCTAGACTTGAGACAGAAAAGCAAGAGCTTGTGAGTAGGTTTTTAGATGATAAAGATAGTGTTAAGTCTAGGGTTGAAGTGATGCAAGATGATGTTTTAAAGATTGCTGATAGAGTTAATGAGTATAGAGTTGATATTGAGAGAACAATTAGGGAAAATTATGAATCTTTTGCAAGTTCTATGAAGCATACATATGTTTTATTTGAAAATGAGCTTAAGAATAGTTTGGGTTATTCAGAAGAAAAGATCAAGACCATAAAAGATAGTTTTAAGGTTCAATTGGATAGTATAGAAGCTGAGCTTAAAGGCACATATAAGGCAATGCTTCAAGGTGTTGATGATAATATATCACAGTTTAAGTTGAAGGTAGCGGATTATGATAGTGAGCTTAATCATTTTGTTGATGAGATTAGGAATAGTTTAATTGTCTACAAAGCTGATTTGAGAGAAGAACTTGAGAGTCGTTATGCTACCATAAGTGCTCAGATTGAAAATTTTAAGAAGTTTGAGGATGAAATTGTGAGAAATAATGAGCTTCTTAGCGAAGCTTATGCTTTCAAGGATAAATTAGAAGAGTTATGGCAAACTTTAACGAAGGAAATAAATCTTGTTCAAGGGTATAAAAATGACTTTGAAAATATTAATAGAGAAATTAAATCCATTAAAGATCAATCATCAGATATTGTTGAGGTATTTAATGATTTAAAAGTGCACCAGACAGATATTAAAGGTGTTAAGGAAGATTTTGAGCAATTCCTTGAATTTTACGGTTCCTTTAAAGACCGATATAAGAAATTTATAGAATCTTATGATGAGATGCAGATTTACAAAACTAAACTTAAGGAAATAAGGAAAGATCAAAATAATATTCTTGATAATTACGATAGGATTAGCAACAAAGAGAGCATATTAAAATCTACAATAGAGTCTGTTGATAAAAATTTTGATTTAATAAGTGAAATAGAGAATAGAATGCAATTTTTATCTAAAGAGAGCTCTGAATTTCATCAGAGTCTTGGTGAACTGAGAATCATAATAGCAGAGCTATTAGTAAATAAGAATTTATCACAAGAAGTGCTAAGTAATGCTCAATCCCTTAAAGAAATGCTAGCTGATATTGAGAGTAAGTTAGAACATACTAGAAGTATAAGAGAAAGAGTTGCCAAATCTGAGACAAGATTAGAAAACTTAAATGTTGCTGCGGAAGAGAGAATAAAAACTCTTGGAATTCTTGTAAAAACAGATTCTAAGTATAAGGATAATGTCGGCCTTAATAATGAGATAGTTAGAGATTCTGTTCTTAAGCTTATGAGACAGGGTTGGAGTGCTTCAGAGATTTCACGGGCTACTAAATTATCTGTTGGAGAAGTTGAGCTTATCTTGGAACTTGGAATTAGCAGTAAAAGCGATGATTAA